One Chlorobaculum limnaeum genomic window carries:
- a CDS encoding SDR family NAD(P)-dependent oxidoreductase, whose protein sequence is MENIVITGSSRGIGFGLANAFLARGRRVIISSSSSENLEKALEELKKNHPDAPLFSRQCDVTVLSETEALWEKAEKEFGRVDIWINNAGCAHPMQPFWKLDYADIRKTVDVNLMGTINGSWVAFRRMMAQGGGHIYNLEGQGADGSVISGMGVFGTAKAGVHYFSKSLIEEAKGTPVKVSTVIPGIIRTGLQAGTAGTTTEGRMFLNMFGEDVRSATSDLASRILANTSHGACINRMSLPDMIGKVVTAPLRMLFGQQ, encoded by the coding sequence ATGGAAAATATCGTCATTACCGGCAGCAGTCGCGGAATCGGGTTCGGCCTTGCTAACGCTTTTCTCGCCAGGGGCCGCAGGGTGATCATCAGCAGCAGCTCCAGTGAAAACCTGGAAAAGGCCCTGGAGGAGTTAAAAAAAAATCACCCGGATGCGCCGCTTTTTTCCCGACAATGCGACGTTACCGTTCTTTCCGAGACGGAGGCTCTCTGGGAGAAGGCTGAAAAGGAGTTCGGACGTGTCGACATCTGGATCAACAACGCGGGCTGCGCCCATCCCATGCAGCCGTTCTGGAAACTCGATTACGCCGATATCAGAAAAACCGTCGATGTCAATCTCATGGGTACCATCAACGGTTCCTGGGTGGCGTTTCGCCGCATGATGGCGCAGGGCGGCGGCCATATCTACAACCTGGAGGGGCAGGGGGCTGACGGGAGCGTGATTTCGGGCATGGGCGTTTTCGGAACCGCCAAGGCGGGGGTCCACTATTTCTCGAAATCGCTGATCGAGGAAGCGAAAGGAACCCCGGTGAAAGTCAGCACCGTCATTCCCGGCATCATCCGCACCGGTCTCCAGGCGGGAACGGCCGGCACGACCACGGAGGGAAGGATGTTCCTCAACATGTTCGGGGAGGATGTCAGGTCCGCCACGTCCGATCTCGCGTCGAGAATCCTGGCCAACACGTCTCACGGTGCATGTATCAACAGAATGTCCCTGCCGGACATGATCGGCAAGGTCGTCACGGCCCCGCTCAGAATGCTGTTCGGTCAGCAGTAG
- a CDS encoding alpha/beta fold hydrolase, with translation MSHLDIERCLLYYEDTGSASGDSRETVVFFNGWSISSRYWKPLIELLFPRYRCVSFDQSGTGRTKVKRPLPPFTVEGFADEAEKLLEELGLLAGRRLHIVAHSMGGMVATEVCNRFPDALLSVTIVNCGIFDDELLKSFHHVLLGAMIGLSMNLKGLFRFEPFKSLFIDRAIGKPIESRFRDIFVEDFITSDNDASASVGRFTIAPLTVGRYTREAVGIRAPLLCVVGMADRTIPPEGMITLYERRKERSGWPTVLEIFEDAGHLPMLEDLPRFSAVLQRHFDSVREYRRSGS, from the coding sequence ATGAGCCATCTTGATATCGAACGATGCCTTCTCTACTACGAGGATACGGGGAGTGCTTCCGGTGACAGCCGCGAGACGGTTGTATTTTTCAATGGCTGGTCGATTTCTTCGAGGTATTGGAAGCCCCTGATCGAGCTTCTGTTCCCGAGGTACCGTTGCGTATCGTTCGATCAGAGCGGCACCGGCAGAACGAAGGTAAAAAGGCCGCTTCCGCCGTTCACCGTCGAAGGCTTCGCGGACGAGGCCGAGAAGCTGCTCGAAGAGCTCGGCCTGCTTGCCGGGAGGCGGCTCCATATTGTCGCTCACTCCATGGGAGGGATGGTCGCGACCGAGGTCTGCAATCGTTTTCCCGACGCCCTGCTTTCGGTGACCATCGTCAACTGCGGAATCTTCGACGACGAACTCCTCAAATCGTTTCATCATGTGCTTCTTGGCGCTATGATCGGCCTGTCGATGAACCTCAAGGGGTTGTTCCGCTTCGAGCCGTTCAAGTCCTTGTTCATAGACCGGGCGATCGGGAAACCGATCGAAAGCCGCTTCCGCGACATTTTTGTCGAGGACTTCATTACCAGCGACAACGATGCGTCGGCGTCGGTCGGCAGGTTCACGATAGCCCCCCTTACCGTGGGACGCTATACCAGAGAGGCGGTCGGGATAAGGGCTCCGCTCCTCTGCGTCGTCGGAATGGCCGACCGGACGATCCCTCCCGAAGGCATGATCACCCTCTACGAGAGGCGAAAGGAACGGAGCGGGTGGCCGACGGTTCTCGAAATCTTCGAAGACGCCGGTCATCTGCCCATGCTGGAAGACCTGCCCCGTTTTTCGGCGGTGCTGCAGCGCCACTTCGATTCCGTCCGGGAGTATCGCCGGAGCGGTTCCTGA
- a CDS encoding Nif11-like leader peptide family natural product precursor gives MPKSSAIDFLEKMKSDNELADKVNNAENKEVRWKIIRDAGFDFTREELDHATVEALNHFERWSWEARLIANWL, from the coding sequence ATGCCGAAAAGCTCTGCAATTGATTTTCTGGAAAAAATGAAGTCAGACAACGAACTGGCCGATAAAGTCAATAACGCCGAAAACAAGGAGGTTCGCTGGAAAATCATCCGGGACGCGGGATTCGACTTCACCAGGGAGGAACTCGATCATGCAACTGTCGAGGCTTTGAACCACTTCGAACGCTGGAGCTGGGAAGCGAGGCTCATTGCCAACTGGCTGTAA
- a CDS encoding DUF1997 domain-containing protein, with protein MEVTGKSKAAVVLESCLQASTIYFSNHQKILKCNPYCTHVEYLRDLDIFQWTFEVDDPRNNPIIAIFFVKQSQEILPVDSPAFSRCTTRNLHPIDIKQPGKKIRWTTADSVPDLNPVNSHTFIGTTHSEICLFHQSDNKTVVHFETNITLDFQLSFPLNLMPEPVLKIMSNTIMSKIMQQATESMLCQVQADICCSAPEISAEGGKK; from the coding sequence ATGGAAGTTACCGGTAAAAGCAAAGCGGCCGTTGTACTTGAGTCGTGCCTTCAGGCATCAACCATATATTTTTCCAATCATCAAAAAATACTGAAATGTAACCCGTACTGTACGCACGTAGAGTATCTCCGGGATCTCGATATTTTTCAGTGGACTTTTGAGGTGGACGACCCGAGAAACAACCCCATCATAGCCATCTTTTTTGTCAAACAGAGTCAGGAAATTCTACCGGTTGACAGCCCTGCCTTTTCCAGATGCACCACGCGAAACCTTCATCCGATAGACATAAAGCAGCCTGGGAAAAAAATCCGGTGGACCACAGCCGATTCCGTTCCCGACCTGAACCCCGTCAACAGCCACACCTTCATCGGCACAACCCATTCAGAAATCTGCCTGTTCCATCAGTCGGACAACAAAACCGTCGTCCATTTTGAAACAAACATCACGCTAGACTTTCAGCTCTCTTTTCCGCTGAACCTCATGCCCGAGCCGGTGTTGAAAATAATGAGTAATACAATCATGTCAAAAATAATGCAGCAAGCCACCGAGAGCATGCTTTGCCAGGTTCAAGCGGACATCTGCTGCTCGGCTCCGGAAATATCGGCCGAAGGTGGGAAAAAGTAG
- a CDS encoding efflux RND transporter permease subunit encodes MNEGIAGRLAKQFINSKITPLLMLAALLVGIMATFMTPREEEPQIVVPMVDIYIPYPGATAAEVQERVAKPVERSVTEIKGVDYVYSTSMPDFALVTVRYKVGESAEESMVKLWATLMKYMDKMPPGAQMPLIKKVSIDDVPVLNLTFWSKDKSPYELRRIAVSVADQLKQTQNIGDVEIKGGQKRQIRVQLDKGKLMRFNITPLQIARQIQSTNSQMTSGDFKDFNENIVVKSGKFLQSKEDVGNIVVGIYGVAPVTLKDVATITDGPEEVNNYAAFGWGAASGQKDKSDYPAVTLTVAKKQGTDATALADKVLEKVGGLKGSVIPADVTVTETRNYGETASEKVFTLLEHLIMAVVAVTIVVGFFLGWRGALVVFMSVPITFALTLLVYFLLDYTLNRVTLFALIFVTGIVVDDSIIIAENIHRHFAMKRQPRLQAAITAISEVGNPTILATFTVIAAVLPMVFVSGLMGPYMSPMPIGASMAMIFSLLVALIATPWLSYRLLKSDEGHHEEYDIRKTGYYKMFDKVLTPFIDSTFKTWLAFGVVALMLAGAIAMVPLKMVEMKMLPFDNKNEFQVIIDLPEGTALERTAQVAKEISGYLKTVPEVKSSQYYVGVNAPINFNGLVRHYYLRRGDNMADIQVNLVHKGERKAQSHDIAKRVRSGVQEIANRYGANAKIVEIPPGPPVLSTIVAEIYGPDEASRVALAKEIKKTFASTPGVVDVDWMVEADQKVYDLVIDKERAAFRGVTPEQIAQTLRMSLAGVDVGIVHLPDELEPVTIQLRLPKADRTSLKDLSNIFVQSQGMNSLTTRLRPGMQIPLSELVTIKEKIQDKSLFRKDLKDVVYVTADVAGVTESPVYAMLELDKKIEAIKVPGGYKVSPLYTAPPKTGDKLAMKWDGEWQITFEVFRDLGTAFAVVLVIIYMLIIGWFQSFKTPLIMMISIPLSLVGIIPGHFIHHAFFTATSMIGMIALAGIMVRNAVLLIDFIQIRRDEGIGLKQAVIESAAVRTRPIILTSGAVVIGSVVMLFDPIFQGLAISLIWGGVLSTILTLAVVPLVYYLSEKKGEKKRLENMKSA; translated from the coding sequence ATGAATGAAGGTATAGCCGGGAGGCTTGCAAAGCAGTTTATCAACTCGAAGATAACGCCGCTTCTCATGCTGGCCGCTCTTCTGGTAGGCATCATGGCGACGTTCATGACGCCGCGCGAAGAGGAGCCGCAGATCGTCGTACCGATGGTCGATATTTACATCCCCTATCCCGGCGCGACCGCCGCCGAGGTGCAGGAGCGCGTGGCCAAGCCTGTCGAACGCTCCGTGACCGAAATCAAGGGAGTCGATTATGTCTATTCGACCTCGATGCCCGATTTCGCCCTTGTGACTGTTCGCTACAAGGTTGGCGAGAGCGCCGAGGAGAGCATGGTCAAGCTCTGGGCCACCCTGATGAAATACATGGACAAGATGCCGCCCGGCGCGCAGATGCCGCTCATCAAGAAGGTCTCCATCGACGACGTGCCGGTGCTCAACCTCACCTTCTGGAGCAAGGACAAGAGTCCGTACGAACTTCGCCGGATCGCCGTCAGCGTGGCCGACCAGCTCAAGCAGACCCAGAATATCGGCGATGTCGAGATCAAGGGCGGCCAGAAACGCCAGATCAGGGTGCAGCTCGACAAGGGCAAGCTGATGCGTTTCAACATCACGCCGCTGCAGATCGCCCGTCAGATCCAGAGCACCAACAGCCAGATGACTTCGGGTGATTTCAAGGACTTCAACGAAAATATCGTTGTCAAGTCGGGCAAATTCCTGCAAAGCAAGGAGGATGTCGGTAACATCGTGGTCGGCATCTACGGCGTTGCGCCGGTGACGCTGAAAGATGTGGCCACCATCACTGACGGCCCGGAAGAGGTCAACAACTACGCCGCATTCGGCTGGGGCGCGGCCTCCGGCCAGAAGGACAAGTCGGACTATCCCGCCGTGACCCTCACGGTCGCCAAGAAGCAGGGGACCGACGCGACCGCCCTGGCCGACAAGGTGCTCGAAAAGGTCGGCGGCCTGAAAGGCTCGGTCATTCCTGCCGATGTGACCGTCACCGAAACGAGGAACTATGGCGAGACCGCTTCCGAAAAAGTGTTCACGCTGCTCGAGCACCTCATCATGGCGGTGGTTGCCGTGACGATCGTGGTGGGCTTCTTCCTCGGCTGGCGCGGCGCGCTCGTGGTCTTCATGTCGGTGCCGATCACCTTCGCGCTCACGCTGCTGGTCTACTTCCTGCTCGATTACACGCTCAACAGGGTGACGCTCTTCGCGCTCATCTTCGTGACCGGCATCGTGGTCGATGACTCGATCATCATCGCCGAGAACATTCACCGCCACTTCGCCATGAAGCGCCAGCCGCGCCTCCAGGCGGCCATCACCGCCATCAGCGAAGTCGGCAACCCGACGATCCTCGCCACCTTCACGGTCATCGCGGCGGTGCTGCCGATGGTCTTCGTCTCCGGCCTGATGGGTCCCTACATGAGTCCGATGCCGATCGGTGCTTCGATGGCGATGATCTTCTCGCTGCTGGTCGCGCTCATCGCCACGCCGTGGCTTTCGTACCGCCTGCTGAAGTCCGACGAGGGACACCACGAGGAGTACGACATCCGCAAGACCGGCTATTACAAGATGTTCGACAAGGTGCTGACTCCCTTCATCGACAGCACCTTCAAGACCTGGCTCGCCTTTGGCGTGGTGGCTCTGATGCTGGCGGGCGCTATCGCCATGGTGCCGCTCAAGATGGTGGAGATGAAGATGCTGCCGTTCGACAACAAGAACGAGTTCCAGGTGATCATCGACTTGCCGGAGGGTACGGCGCTCGAACGCACTGCCCAGGTGGCCAAGGAGATTTCCGGCTACCTGAAAACCGTGCCGGAGGTCAAGAGCAGCCAGTACTACGTCGGCGTCAACGCGCCGATCAACTTCAACGGTCTGGTGCGTCACTACTATCTGCGCCGTGGCGACAACATGGCCGACATCCAGGTGAACCTGGTGCACAAGGGCGAGCGCAAAGCGCAGAGCCACGACATCGCCAAACGTGTCCGTTCCGGCGTGCAGGAGATCGCCAACCGGTATGGCGCCAACGCCAAGATCGTCGAGATTCCGCCGGGCCCGCCAGTGCTCTCCACCATCGTGGCCGAGATTTACGGCCCCGACGAGGCGTCGCGCGTCGCTTTGGCCAAGGAGATCAAGAAGACTTTCGCTTCGACCCCCGGCGTGGTTGATGTTGACTGGATGGTCGAGGCTGACCAGAAGGTGTACGATCTGGTGATCGACAAGGAGCGGGCCGCTTTCCGTGGTGTGACTCCGGAGCAGATCGCCCAGACCCTGCGCATGTCGCTGGCTGGCGTCGATGTCGGCATCGTGCACCTGCCGGACGAACTCGAACCGGTCACGATCCAGCTTCGCCTGCCGAAGGCTGACCGTACGTCGCTGAAAGACCTCTCCAACATCTTCGTGCAGTCGCAGGGCATGAACTCCCTGACCACGCGCCTCCGTCCGGGCATGCAGATTCCGCTCTCCGAACTGGTGACGATCAAGGAGAAAATCCAGGACAAGAGCCTCTTCCGCAAAGACCTGAAGGATGTTGTTTACGTGACCGCCGACGTGGCTGGCGTGACCGAAAGCCCGGTTTACGCGATGCTCGAACTCGACAAGAAGATCGAGGCGATCAAGGTGCCCGGCGGCTACAAGGTCAGCCCGCTCTACACCGCGCCACCCAAGACCGGCGACAAACTTGCCATGAAGTGGGACGGCGAGTGGCAGATCACCTTCGAGGTGTTCCGCGATCTCGGCACGGCCTTCGCGGTGGTGCTGGTCATCATCTACATGCTGATCATCGGCTGGTTCCAGTCCTTCAAGACGCCGCTGATCATGATGATCTCGATTCCGCTGAGCCTGGTCGGCATCATTCCCGGCCACTTCATCCACCACGCCTTCTTCACGGCCACGAGCATGATCGGCATGATCGCACTGGCGGGCATCATGGTGAGGAACGCGGTGCTGCTCATCGACTTCATCCAGATTCGCCGCGACGAGGGGATCGGGCTGAAGCAGGCGGTCATCGAGTCGGCGGCTGTCAGAACCCGCCCGATCATTCTGACCTCGGGCGCGGTGGTTATCGGTTCGGTGGTTATGCTTTTTGATCCTATCTTTCAGGGTTTGGCCATCTCGCTCATCTGGGGCGGCGTGCTCTCGACGATCCTGACGCTCGCGGTCGTCCCGCTGGTCTACTACCTGAGCGAAAAGAAGGGCGAGAAAAAGAGGCTCGAAAACATGAAGTCGGCATAA
- a CDS encoding methyltransferase family protein — MHDELPFRVLFVGMYVAGFGMRGYFAARLKRQGERVLPGAGERRRSGGFRLLFQGAMFFLWLFIVFSYAWYPSWMERFHLPLPLWLRYAGAAAGFLAFPFLVYTLRTLGRFWSPLPGLREGHQLVSHGPYRFVRHPMYSAMMVLFLSFSLISANLPVTVSSVLAIILTVRWGLKEEGMMIGHFGREYEEYMKRTGAFLPRWGRSA, encoded by the coding sequence ATGCATGATGAACTTCCCTTCAGGGTGCTTTTCGTCGGCATGTATGTCGCCGGTTTCGGCATGAGGGGGTATTTCGCCGCGCGACTGAAGCGGCAGGGCGAACGGGTGCTCCCCGGAGCCGGGGAGCGGCGCCGTTCGGGCGGTTTCCGCCTCCTGTTCCAGGGCGCCATGTTTTTCCTCTGGCTCTTTATCGTGTTCAGCTATGCCTGGTACCCGTCCTGGATGGAGCGTTTCCACCTGCCCCTGCCTCTCTGGCTGCGGTATGCTGGGGCGGCGGCGGGTTTTCTGGCGTTTCCTTTCCTCGTCTATACCCTCAGGACGCTTGGCCGGTTCTGGTCTCCGCTGCCCGGTCTGCGGGAGGGCCATCAGCTGGTGTCCCACGGCCCTTACCGTTTCGTGCGCCATCCCATGTATTCCGCGATGATGGTGCTGTTTCTTTCATTTTCGCTGATCTCGGCGAACCTTCCCGTAACCGTGTCGAGCGTGCTGGCGATCATCCTGACCGTGAGGTGGGGATTGAAAGAGGAGGGAATGATGATCGGTCATTTCGGCCGTGAGTACGAAGAGTACATGAAACGAACAGGGGCTTTTCTGCCGCGTTGGGGCAGGAGCGCCTGA
- a CDS encoding metal-sensitive transcriptional regulator has product MNEDECRMDDVIVRLKKVNGQIQALTRMIEGGEECDKVVTQFQAAKAALDNTFSLVLNRNLQNCLNRHDSGSVEKIIKLISKK; this is encoded by the coding sequence ATGAATGAAGATGAGTGCCGGATGGACGATGTGATCGTCAGGCTCAAGAAGGTCAACGGCCAGATACAGGCCTTGACGAGGATGATCGAGGGCGGCGAGGAGTGCGACAAGGTGGTGACCCAGTTCCAGGCAGCCAAGGCGGCCCTCGACAACACCTTTTCCCTTGTGCTGAACCGGAATTTGCAGAATTGCCTGAACCGTCACGATTCGGGAAGCGTGGAAAAGATTATCAAACTCATATCGAAAAAATAG
- a CDS encoding TolC family protein — MTKMATKRFFALLVAGLATCSQADAATMRLSLDDALKIARERNTMLKAARAKNDQADARVVQSRQAYLPKVTLSETVMHSNDPGAVLVGKLQQESAFYDFTTNPMSPDFGDFALDKLNHPAAITDFHTSLQVQQPIYNRDAIIGGKMARSARKAQGFMTDRAAENIELNVKKAFYGLILAKKNLDATEQSIGIMQRYSGEAARGYAAGLVTKSDKLSTEVRLAELRDQKLQIQDAIRNAQDALRTMLALGPDDTVQPVGDLKVDSRLPASAASASADGRSDLKALEAFREVTGYQHDMARAQYLPRVNAFAQQNWHDSSFLGTEGSSWTIGLNVQWNIFDGMATKGKVQEAKAQALEAQYNFQAAKEQSDMEIAMSRRALVSSRERIAVTQKSLEAAKVSFDFIGEQFRTGMAMTFELLMREQAWSWAKMRLNQARYDYCIAKSELEYYSAR; from the coding sequence ATGACCAAGATGGCAACCAAAAGGTTTTTCGCCCTGCTCGTGGCAGGTCTCGCTACCTGTTCGCAGGCGGACGCGGCCACCATGAGACTGTCGCTCGACGATGCCCTGAAGATCGCTCGCGAGCGGAACACCATGCTCAAGGCGGCCCGCGCCAAAAACGACCAGGCCGACGCGCGAGTCGTGCAGAGCCGCCAGGCTTACCTGCCGAAGGTGACGCTCTCCGAAACCGTCATGCACTCCAACGATCCTGGCGCGGTGCTGGTGGGCAAGCTCCAGCAGGAGAGCGCTTTCTACGATTTTACTACCAATCCGATGTCTCCCGATTTTGGTGACTTCGCGCTCGACAAGCTCAATCATCCAGCAGCGATCACCGATTTCCACACCAGCCTTCAGGTGCAGCAGCCGATCTACAACCGCGACGCTATCATCGGCGGCAAGATGGCCCGGAGCGCAAGAAAGGCGCAGGGCTTCATGACCGACCGCGCGGCGGAGAATATCGAGCTGAATGTCAAGAAAGCCTTTTACGGTCTCATTCTCGCCAAGAAGAATCTCGATGCCACCGAGCAGTCGATCGGCATCATGCAGCGCTACAGCGGCGAGGCCGCCCGCGGTTACGCTGCCGGTCTGGTGACCAAGTCCGACAAGCTCTCCACCGAGGTGCGCCTTGCTGAACTGCGTGACCAGAAGCTCCAGATTCAGGACGCCATCCGCAACGCGCAGGATGCGCTCCGCACGATGCTCGCTCTCGGCCCGGACGACACCGTCCAGCCGGTCGGCGACCTGAAGGTCGATTCGAGGCTTCCGGCTTCGGCGGCGTCGGCAAGCGCTGACGGACGCAGCGACCTCAAGGCGCTCGAAGCCTTCCGGGAGGTCACCGGCTACCAGCACGACATGGCTCGCGCGCAGTACCTGCCGAGGGTGAACGCTTTCGCCCAGCAGAACTGGCACGACAGCAGCTTTCTCGGCACCGAGGGGTCGAGCTGGACGATCGGCCTGAATGTGCAGTGGAACATTTTCGACGGCATGGCCACCAAAGGCAAGGTGCAGGAGGCCAAGGCCCAGGCGCTCGAAGCTCAGTACAACTTCCAGGCGGCAAAGGAGCAGAGCGACATGGAGATCGCCATGTCTCGCCGTGCGCTGGTCTCTTCGCGCGAGCGTATCGCCGTGACGCAGAAGTCGCTCGAAGCGGCCAAAGTGAGCTTCGACTTCATCGGCGAGCAGTTCAGAACCGGCATGGCCATGACCTTCGAGCTTTTGATGCGCGAACAGGCGTGGAGCTGGGCCAAGATGCGCCTCAACCAGGCCAGGTACGACTACTGCATCGCCAAAAGCGAACTCGAATATTACAGCGCCCGTTGA